ATTAAATTGTGATATTTTAATCGATTTCTCAGCAAACTAAAATGGCATATTAAACAGAGTGAAATTTGTGGGTTTGAATCGCATAGAGTTGAGTAGAAATATGTGTCTTTACCATTTTGAAGCACAATGGGTGCATGACCAATGAAATATTCACTACTGTCAAAAGACTTACCCTAAAAGACAGTCAGCCtctgaaacaaaaggaaacagagaagAACCATAGAAGATCCTACCACTAGGTTGTTTTGCACTCTAGGTTGCTTTGAAAGTCTTTCCATAGTATCATCCTGAAAAGCTTAAAATTCAAGGAGACAATGTGACTGCCATTAACTTTTCAAGTTGCACAAAGTAAACAGTGGCATTTAAAAGTAAACTCTGCACACATTGGAAGGCCAATTGTTTAAGTTTTCTAACCCCAGGATAGccatcttttatttaaaaattcactgttcttgtttttaaaatcatctgTTATAAAGGCTATTTTTAGTTCTGGTTTTCTGTAACACGAAGTTTAGCTACAGCAAATAATTCACACTGGACGAAATATCAAAACACTTTTGAagtttgaaagatttatattctTGGCATTCTAGATCAACATTATGAAATAGTCTTTGTTTCATAACAAGGGTCTAATCTTAGCACCCTGTTAATCCTAAATCTCACTTCATCCAAACAACAGAGCTGTTGTTTCTACAACCGCAACACAGCTTGCTCCTTGATTTGAATAGCCAGTAATGTTAACATTTATATTAGCCTTTTGTAAAACAATTGTATgatcttttattaaaatataccATTTTGATGAGTGACTTTAAAGTTGAAGCAgatgacagaaaacaaacacatatTCTAGCAAGGGATAGATGGTGATATCCAGAGTAACATTTTCCAGTTACAGCCATTCTGatcatccagaaaaaaatgaaccTTGAATCTAGATAAATTTTAAAGCTTAAATTAAGATTTGGTCACTGAGCACAAAAATTCAAGACAACTGAAACAGCTACTGGGAATTTTTTAATCTGGAAATTAATTAGAGAAAAATGACACTTCTTTCTTACAATTACAAAAGCTAATTCTAGGAACTGGCAATAAACATTCAAGTAACACAGACAGTTCATTAAATCTTTGGTGATACATTTAGCATTTAATGTGATCATTGCCAAGGTTTATCCTATTTTAGACCAAGAGTGCAAAGTGATGggttacattttaaatttttcagtaCATTCTGCTGATGTCCTCAGATTCAGACCCAACCACTATACAAACATATACTGGTATGCTTCAAACTTGCTGTTATtcctatttttatattcttagcaacttaaaaccagaacaaattCACTGAAGTGCGTTTACACTATGCTTGAATGAAGTACTTTAACAGAGTACTTCATTCTGACCAACTGCTATGTGTCACATAAAGCAACAAGGGTGAAAATCAGAAATCATTTTAGTCATCAGTGGAGTAAAAATAGAGCAATGTCATATTCTTGTAAAATTTCAGAGCCTATTAACTCAAATAAGTAAGATCTTTTTATAAACCTAGTGCAATTCCATGTCCctttcccacactccccacaaTGTCTGTTTTATTGCAGCTATAATGGatctttttaataataattttaaaaccccACAACATGCTTTTGTCTCTACATTTCAAAGTAcattatttaatttcacttaCATTTAGTTGCACCTTGTGTGGACATTCAAATGTCCACAATGCAAATGCTCTGAGTTGACACAGTAACCTGTTCTGCTCTTAGCAGAACAGCAGTTACTTATTTCTTGAGTACCATTTACCATACAAACCATCCCTTTTGCCCATTGTTAAAACTGTACAACATAATCTTGACTTCCAGAAAATAACAGGAGCTCCACTATTGCataactaaaaacaaacaaacaaacaaacaaacaaacaaatacaggGACATTTAcaagcaaaaatacaaaatatattttgtaaaataataaacatcagCCCTCAAAAATAAAGCACTGTTTTCCCTATAAAGAGAGATTCCTAACACCTTTCCAGGGTTCACCTATGCAGATGAATACCCAAATGACTGAGAAGACTGTTCCCACTACACTGTTAACCTGAAACATGATTATCATAGCTAAATAGCCACCTAATACATGAAAAAAGCCTTTCCTCCACGATTGCTCCTCTTCTCCCATGAAGCTACCAGTCATCTTCTTTACTCATTTGATCATTCTCCACAGCTTTGCAAGTCACATTCCTAAGAGATGCCATGTTCTGAGTTCCTTTGTGGTTCTTTGATTCTTTTCTGAGATCATTCCTCCCCCATTTGCTGGTGAAGGTGGGCATGTCTTTGTGCTCCAAGGTAAAGAAATACGTAAAAGTAGAGTTTTAAGGAAGTGGAAAGAAGCCAAAGGGAAGCTCTGAAAGTTCAGGACCCTCTGAAGTGCATGGCTTGCTTTTCCTCAAACTCCAAATGCAAACCATAatcttttgtggaaaaaaaaaaaaccaaaatcttgGAGATTTATGTTGCTGCCTGACCTGAAAACACCCAGGGCTACAGAGCAAGTCTTGGGGATTCTCCATTTACTCTCAAGTTGTATACAGATCTGGCTTCAAAAACGTAGGTGAGGGGCATGAGGGGCACACTTCAGAGACAGATCCTctgggaggagaaaaatgtcAGAGTCTGAGGACTGTTTTTTCAGAAACCCTTCTATGAAACAGCCTGTTCCATTCATCCTGATGTTAACAGTAAAAGTCCAAAGCAAACTTCTGAAGGGCAATGAACCCACCCCTCATCATATCTGATCCTACAGTTTTTGCCATCTTTCTGTAGGACAGAGACCCAGGTCTTAGGTCTTTTCAGCCCTGCGAAGATATACATAACCAGTGACACACTGGCTAAGAGGACAGGCACAGCCTGAAGGAGGGAGTAACTCTtagagctgcagctccacctTTAGATAGAAATTGGCATTGGAAACACCGACAGCGGGAAAAGCGCCCGTAGCAGCTGGACGGCTCAAATATGCTGGAAGGTAGGATGTCTTTGCGGCAATGGGATGCACGGAGCTGGACAGTCCCTCAAGCAGCTCCCAGTGTCAGCTGCTGGCATGGCTGTCTGGGTGCCCCCAGGACCAGGCCTGCCCCTCATCCACTCCAGTAGTTTTCCAGTAACATCATTTTTCAATCTCAGAGGAATACTCACATGGTGTAATGCCAAGAGAAACCTCTCTTGCTCTCTCAAGACCGTCTCCTCTTTCCTGGTCCACATTTCGGTGCATTGGTGTTAACATCACCCCGAGAACAGGTCAGCCTTGCCTCAGATGTTCCTGCTGCCTCAGTGAGTGATGTCTGTCCACCATTCACTGCAGAAGTGGTCCAGAGGTTCCAGTGGGgacctgctgctctgcaagACATGGCCAGGACAGGAGGCACCTTCCCTTCTGAGGGACTTGAGATGCTCTTAGCACACCTAACACAAACTCCATAGGAATGGAGCCTGGAGGGGGATGCTCAAGTGGAAATGATGAATATGAAGGAAGGGTCTTCCCGGTGGGATGTACTCAGTTCTGTGGGAAAGAAGGGAGCTGGACGGTACAAGGGGCAGGAGTGGGAGGATCTCAGCGAGTGGTGGTGATGCCCAGCAGGTGGGCATGGACGCGGGCAGCCAGCAGGCAGGCCAGCACAATACCGATGAGCTGCAtcagtgccagccccagggcagcagtggcAACATAAAACATGTTGCTGCCGACGAAGGCGGACACCCTGCCGAAGCAGCCGTCGCCGTGCAGCCTGCGCGGGTCGGGCGGGCTGCGCTGGCAGCCGCGGCGGGCCCGGCAGCAGCTGAGGGGCACCGAGCCGTTCTGCTCCAGCCCCCAGGGCGAGGCGAGCCAGTCGCGGTAGCTCTCTACACCGCAGCAGGACAGGGCGCGCTGCAGCGCGTCCAGGGCGTCCGCCACCCCGTCGTCCTCCCCGTAGGCCAGCAGCGCCTGGCGCAGCCCCTCCTGGAAGCCCTGCGCCAGGGTCTGGCGGTACAGGAGCGCCGAGAGCCCGGCCGCCAGCCCGGCCGCCAGCACGGCGGCCAGGAAGGCGCTGTAGGCGCGCAGCAGTCCCCGGTGCTCCGTAGCGGCGCCGAAGCACCCCAGGAAGCCCCAGATGATGACGGCCAGGCCGGTGGCCAAGAGGATGGCGGGGGCGCTGGGGTAGCCGCTGGCAGACAGCGCCAAGTAATTGCCCAGAGACACCTTGGCCCAGAGGCCGATGATGAGCATGGTCAGCCCCGCTGCCCAGAAGACGAAGCTGAAGGCCATGAGAGACAGCCTGAGCAGGGTCATGGTGCCCTCGGG
This sequence is a window from Hirundo rustica isolate bHirRus1 chromosome 4, bHirRus1.pri.v3, whole genome shotgun sequence. Protein-coding genes within it:
- the LOC120751980 gene encoding tetraspanin-7-like, whose product is MTLLRLSLMAFSFVFWAAGLTMLIIGLWAKVSLGNYLALSASGYPSAPAILLATGLAVIIWGFLGCFGAATEHRGLLRAYSAFLAAVLAAGLAAGLSALLYRQTLAQGFQEGLRQALLAYGEDDGVADALDALQRALSCCGVESYRDWLASPWGLEQNGSVPLSCCRARRGCQRSPPDPRRLHGDGCFGRVSAFVGSNMFYVATAALGLALMQLIGIVLACLLAARVHAHLLGITTTR